Proteins co-encoded in one Quercus robur chromosome 8, dhQueRobu3.1, whole genome shotgun sequence genomic window:
- the LOC126697485 gene encoding heat shock cognate 70 kDa protein-like: MSDQGEGPAIGIDLGTTYSCVAVWQNERVEIIVNDQGNRTTPSYVAFTPIERLVGDAAKIQVARNPTNSIFDAKRLIGRRFSDPLVQEDIKLWPFKVICGLHDKPMIVVNYKGEEKHFSAEEISSMVLRVMREIAETYLGTTVKNAVVTVPAYFNDSQRKATKDAGGIAGLNVLRIINEPTAAAIAYGLDKIADSNDKRNVLIFDLGGGTADVSLLTIEKSVFQVKAVAGDTHIGGEDFDNRVVKHFVEIFKRQHKVDISGNSRALRRLRTACEKAKRILSSAIETSIEVDSLYNGIDFFSTLSRAKFSELNMDLFKKCIAIVETCLTDAKMDKSCVHVVVLSGGSSRIPKLQQLLQDFFDGKELCKSLNPDEAVAYGAAVQAAILTGIRNEKLQDVVLLDVTPLSLGVSVKGTEMSIVIPRNTAIPTEKEGYYTVSDNQTSALISIYEGERARTYDNNLLGQFNLSGIPPAPRGVARINVCFNIDSNGILNVSAKEMTTGVTSNITITNDKARLSSEEINIIVQDAETYKAEDDEHRKKVKAKDALENYTYNMRNAINNEKIGAKLAPKSKKEIKDAIEQVIEWLDGLQLVDSEEYEGKLKKLESICNPII; the protein is encoded by the exons ATGTCCGACCAAGGAGAGGGTCCAGCGATAGGGATCGATCTGGGAACGACGTACTCGTGCGTGGCAGTGTGGCAAAATGAAAGAGTAGAGATAATAGTTAATGATCAGGGTAACAGGACCACTCCCTCCTATGTTGCTTTCACTCCGATAGAGCGCTTGGTAGGTGATGCCGCCAAGATCCAGGTCGCCAGGAACCCCACCAACTCCATCTTCG ATGCGAAGCGATTGATTGGTAGGAGATTCAGTGATCCTTTAGTTCAGGAAGATATCAAGCTTTGGCCTTTCAAGGTCATTTGTGGTCTTCATGACAAGCCTATGATCGTTGTCAACTATAAGGGCGAAGAGAAGCACTTTTCTGCGGAAGAAATCTCATCTATGGTCCTTAGAGTGATGCGTGAGATTGCCGAAACCTACCTGGGCACAACTGTGAAGAATGCGGTTGTTACTGTACCCGCCTACTTCAATGACTCCCAGCGTAAGGCTACAAAGGATGCTGGAGGCATTGCAGGCCTGAATGTCCTGCGTATAATCAATGAACCAACTGCTGCAGCCATTGCTTATGGTCTAGACAAGATTGCAGATAGCAATGACAAGAGAAATGtgttgatttttgatttgggtGGTGGTACTGCAGATGTCTCACTACTTACCATTGAAAAGAGTGTCTTCCAAGTGAAGGCCGTTGCTGGTGACACTCACATTGGAGGTGAAGACTTTGATAACCGAGTGGTAAAGCACTTTGTTGAAATATTTAAGAGGCAACACAAGGTAGACATTAGTGGGAATTCCAGAGCTCTTAGAAGGTTGCGAACTGCTTGTGAGAAAGCAAAGAGGATTCTTTCTTCTGCAATTGAGACTAGCATTGAAGTCGATTCTTTATATAATGGTATTGATTTCTTTTCAACTCTTAGCCGTGCCAAATTTTCAGAACTCAATATGGATTTATTCAAGAAGTGCATCGCTATTGTGGAGACGTGCTTGACTGATGCTAAGATGGATAAGAGCTGCGTCCATGTTGTTGTTCTTTCGGGTGGTTCTTCCCGAATTCCCAAGCTGCAACAGTTGTTGCAAGACTTCTTTGATGGGAAGGAGCTTTGCAAGAGCCTTAATCCGGATGAGGCTGTAGCTTATGGAGCAGCTGTTCAAGCTGCAATCTTGACTGGTATAAGAAATGAGAAACTGCAAGACGTCGTGCTCTTAGATGTCACCCCTCTGTCCCTTGGTGTAAGTGTTAAAGGAACGGAGATGAGTATTGTGATTCCAAGGAATACCGCCATTCCTACTGAGAAGGAGGGGTACTACACTGTCTCTGACAACCAAACTTCTGCATTGATCTCAATTTACGAGGGTGAAAGAGCAAGAACTTATGATAACAATTTATTGGGACAATTTAATCTTTCTGGTATTCCTCCAGCACCCAGGGGTGTTGCTAGAATAAACGTTTGTTTTAATATTGACAGTAATGGTATCTTGAATGTTTCTGCTAAGGAGATGACCACTGGTGTAACGAGCAATATCACCATCACTAATGATAAGGCAAGACTGTCCAGTGAAGAGATTAACATAATAGTCCAGGACGCAGAGACATACAAGGCTGAAGATGATGAACACAGGAAGAAGGTCAAGGCTAAGGATGCTTTGGAGAACTATACCTACAACATGAGGAATGCTATCAATAATGAGAAGATTGGCGCCAAGCTTGCCCCTAAAagtaagaaagaaattaaagatgCTATTGAACAGGTGATTGAGTGGTTAGATGGCCTCCAGCTCGTAGATTCAGAAGAGTATGAGGGCAAGCTGAAAAAGCTTGAGAGCATCTGCAATCCCATCATTTAG